TGTCGGTTGAGGTCAAGTTAAAGTGTCTATCATGTATTATGCCAAAAAAAGAAGGATTTTTGTAGAAGACTGCCAAATAATGCTTACTAGGAGGTCACTAACAATATGTATCATCCTTTTTTGAGATGTTGggctttctttttctctttttttggcATATGGTAGAAAGAAAGAGAGTGAGGGAATTCATTTGAATTGAATAGCTAGCTGAAACTTTCTTGTTCGTTTCAAAGCGTTGAAGAGAGGAAGATACAAGACATTCTAAAGATAGTTGATGTGGAAGATTATGATTTCTAATTACGAGTCTATTTTCAAGCTAACCTAATTCCTACTTCCGCCACTACCTATTGTTACTACTCATTGCCAGTGTGAGTAGACGGTGCTCTCTTTTTAGGTACGGGTTTATTCAAGAAATTTACAAGTACTAGTTTAATTTCCCCCTGAACCATGTTATTCTTTCTTCTTGAATTAATGATTTCCAGATAAAGTAACAAGTATGTTTTGGTTTCTCATTCAGTATCTGGTATCCACATTGGAGTCCGAGTAAATTCGATTCACATAAGATGATTCCATACCCAAGGAGACTTAAATTCTGGACTTCTGATTAAGAATGAAGGAGTGCATATCGATACTTACTTTTTGAACAAGTAAATGGCAATGGTGAAACAATGAGGCATATGCTTTGTGGTCCctagagtaaaaaaaaaaaaaactatgacaACTATGGCAAAGATTCTAAAGAAAATGTACTAAGATGAGGCTTTAATGATGGACCATCATGTTGTCCAGCATCTTTCTGTTGAAAAGATATTTCAAAGAATGAAAAACTATGGGGGTGGTCCTGGTGCTTAACATGTGCCAATTTTCTAACTTTACAGTAACCCTTAtctatatttattgaatttgatatttgtatTCAATGTCTACTGTTGCTACTGTCTTTAAAAACTATACTTGATAAGGTAGGCCATTAGCCAATTTAAGACCATTTCTACCATTGGTGGATTCAAATATAGCATAAGTAAATATGGCGCTTCtttgaaaatttaagaaagCTGAGTTTGGAGTTTTTGAGTTCTTTTGTAAACTTTATAGGGTCGGATAGAATTATGCATGTATTAGTGTGCTATTGTTTGCTTTAGGGTCATAAATAGTACTTTACTTATATGTAAgcttcttttttgtttattaatatcAAAGGACTTTGTtcgtattttgtaaaatttgtcTTTATTTATATCACAAAAACTAATTGAGGATGACTTGTAGTAGTAATGGCGGTGGCGATGGCGGTTGATAGTGCTAGCTAATGTTGATGACCATAATAGTTAATAATGGTGATTGAGTTGTGGTGGTGACTCTTGTGATAGTGATGATTAGTGATGATAACAGTCGACCCAGGATTTTCGTCCAGGGGAttcgaaaaataaaagtataaacgtGTATATAAGCCGACAGAACAAAATTTCAAGGAAGTAATTATATATAACTTTAGTGGCGGATCGTTGAATTTTTTTGGGGTTTAAAATCACGCTTTTAGCAtgctttataaaataaaaaactaaaaaaaagtgtaaaattggaactgaaaaaaaataaaacacgaACACCGCACTGCAATTGAATGGCGGATTTCGATGATTAAGAGAAAAGTCTAGTTCTCTTTTCAATTGAAAGGGGAATGGATGTCTTATTGAGAGTAATCACGGAAGAACCTTTTCATATATGAGAGCGATAGGCCCGCTTGAAGAGCAAGCTTGATAATAAATAGAGAGCTCATTCATTCATAGCAGATAAGGCAGGCGGGGGCTCTCTATCCtgaagataatatttttttcattcttaaaagccttctttcatattccTCCCGCATGGATTTGAACCCTTGATACGAAGGTTAATTTTCAAAGGAACTATCACTAGGCTATCTGTTTCAGTTTGTCATTTAgagtttcaaattttatatatccaCATATGTACAAAAGATTACCTTATATATACCGTAACTTTTTGCCGAGGGGATTCACCCTGAAACCAACGTGGATCCACCCCCGTCAAGTATGGTGATTAACAGCGATTGTACCTATAGTTAAGGATGATGGTTGTGGCTAGTCTAACTTTTAGTGATGTAACATTATCCATTTTAGTTTAAGCTTGATATTTCCTATAAAAACTACACtatatatagtttatttttcGTATTAACATTTAATTATACTTTATTCGCACACCTAACAACCACTTTCTAAACAATGTATTCTTCATTCCACTAACAACAATTAGACCCTTTTACTCACTCCAGACACATAAGAAGATTCCAACACTCTGCTACTCCCACCAAGAGGCATCAGAGGACTTGTCATAAAACATCAAGATTCCAACCCCAAGTGGGacctttttttctttatgaCAAAAACATgattataaaacattttttctAATGGATAAGAGATAATGTCTTCAAACACAGACAATCTAGTTCGTACACATTATGTTTTTTGTCCCAACAAAAACATGTTATCCACTACAATGTCTTACATTTCATTATCCACTTAAACCAAGAAtctattctttttccttttttttctttcaacttgagtTTCATTACTTTAGTAGTCACCATCAAGAACCTACTCCATAAAACAGTTTCAATTGTTAACATTGAAGTTCATATTAGTAGGTCAATGGTAAAGAGACAAGAGTAACAAAAAGATTCATCAACATAATGAAAAGTGCAACAATTACACAGACTACACAGTGAATCTTGAAACAAAGTGTTAAAACACACAAGTACACAAACCCCTAACAACCTGTATAACTAATAGGGGCATTAAACATACTAATAAAAAAGACCAGTGCACTAAGCTAACACTATGTGCGGGGTTCAGAAAAGAACCGGACCACAATTAGTCTATTGCACACTGTAAACCATGACCCTAGTCGCATAACGACAATTAGTCTATTCTACGCAGTCTTAACTTTGAAACCATGACCCCCTAGTCACACTAGGGCAACTCAAACTGAAACTATTACATAAGATAATACTACTAACAcctaaaaaaaaagaggatatTAAGACAACTAAGTCATTAGAGTCATCACCATCAGCAAGAGTCCAATAACAAGTCTTAAAAGTTTTCAGCATTCctcaatatcatcatcatcatcatcatgagCAGGCTGTGGCCTAACTTTCCTAGGCCTACCCCTAGGCCTTCCAGTAGTAGAACCAAGATTTGTTGAATTGGGACCTCCAGCAACAGATTCTGGCTTTGGCTTCTTGGAACTAGGTGGTGCATTAGGGTCTTTTCTTGGGCGCCCTCTTGGCCTTGGTGATGCAGGTTCAACAGATTCAACAGCACCAGGAGGCAATGGAGCTTTGGGTTTTGGTGGCCTACCACGACCCCTCTTTGCTGGAACATCTGGACCAGGTTTGATGTAATTGTTCTTGAGGAAAATCAGATCTCCATTTTGCTTCATGTTGTCCAAATGTAAAGGTAGCATCTTTGAAAGATCTTCATTCAGATCTCCATACTTTGTTTCAATGTACTTGcttattgatgacttgtttgcaCCCCCTTCTTGATTTAGTTCATCAAGAGCTTCATAAATCATCTGTTAACAAAAAACCTTCAGTTTTATCAAGAAACAAACATATGCACAGATCTattaacaaacaaacaaacaaaaaaatgcaTTCTTGATATCATTTGTTCTCTTTTTCAACAAATACAACTAGGGAATTTGGAAGGgggaaaaaaacaaaacttcATTTGGGGTTCTAACAGTTACAAAACCTCAAACTTTACAACCACAAATCCCAGGGAAAAAAGGGCAAAAAGTTAGAATCTTTTTTGTGTTTATGTTACAATGAGGTTAAAGAAAAAAGGGTTCTTGCATGTATCTTCAAAGATTACATCTTTCATCTAGAATTAAGGTAAAAACACTGATATATGAGTAAAAAGATTAAATCTTTATAGCATAAAGAACCTTAAAAGATGATTTTGAGCTCAAAATGTTAACAATTAGATGctttaaaaaaagggaaatttgaaatcttgaaatttagtatttacCTCAGGGTATGAAGGGAACTGGTTGAAGCTTTGAGTAGCCATGGATAGAGagagagtgtgtgtgtgtgttctAGAGATGTCCctacaagaaagaaaagagtgTCAGCTTCAAAAGCACAGTTGAAAAATTGCTAACAAGTACTCACAACTTGGAATTAAAGAACAAAGAATATTTTGgggcaaaaaaaaaagtatattcaTAGTAGATGAGTGGCTTAAGATTGAAAGATAGGAAAATAATCAAACGGTTGAGAATGTTTGTTACATTGTGTTACAAGGATATATGACGTgtcttttcttttgtctttttttgtGAGTCAAGAAGATAACAATGGACTATAATTTACCTAATGAATTTTAAGCCCACCTATGAGAAAAAGAATTGTAAAAGCCCATCTAATAATGGGCCACCAATCAAGCAATCACCGTTATCATCTTGGGGTCATTGACACTTTTGGGGACGATTGGCCGTGAGGaataagaataaatagtacTAATTATCATATTTGGAATAATTTATCCTGTCATATATATCATAGTGACGGAATAAGTTATTTCAAGATAATTAATCCTGGAATAACTTGTTCCACAACTTGTTAACAAAAACGATCACTTGTATATGTAATGTATAGATAGATAACTATAATGTGTATATGTGATGTTTAAGAATATATTagactaattttatttttttttacaattttaacCAACTTAAATCTCCtctagttttaaattttgagatatAAGTTCATCTAGACGTTTCAAGTCTTTTGATATACTATTCATTCGTAAAGATTTACATTCGCAATACAATGAATTTTATAGGAGAAACTTCAATAGCTAAGGGTTTTTTTTAATCACTACCAACTCAAAATCTCCTctcaaattttgaatatgatttCCTTTCAACTTGAATTACTCTGCATAAAATAGCCCTACTTTATAATATTgtcattcaataatattttcaaagaaaggCATAAAATGCCTCCTAACAATGTTGAATCGATACAAAACTACTCTCTGTTCACTTTTGGCTTCAAATTCTATTATGTTAACTTATGGCTAgtagatatatataaattaaatgtaaattatttatataaaacataaatttgtgggtcaaattttatctttgaaaaatttcatattaagatttgaaattttcaaatcatatttttggagaatttaagatttaaaatttcatattaagatttgaaattttcaaatcatatttttggagaatttaaGATTTCATCTCATGATATGAGATCGTGAAATAAAATCAGTGTGAAATTACATATCGATCCTATTGAATATAGTGCAAGCTGAGCTGGCTATAACTGACTATTAGTTAGCAGACTGACGTGTATTAATTAGTTAACTAATAGTGTAGTTAAGTAATAATGACAATTAGTTTGATAGTTAGTTAACTAATCtacaaattgtatataaatagtTTGTACAGCTGTAATTCTCATTCATTCAATAGTATCTTCTctcttccttcttcatttttctctcAAGCTCCATTGTCATGCAGTACTATCAAATCAATTAGTTTACAGATTCAAACATTGATTTCATCTCATAATTTTACATCATGAAATGAAATTGCATGACCAAACGCCCTACTAAATAACACACAACACAATAATGAAgctttaaaaaatctaaattttttattcaaataaaattttaacttcatTAAGTCATCCTCACCAAGTTGTCGATATATTGTCATTCCTACCAAGTgcaatctatatatttttttactcgTATGAAAGGTACACATCAACCAATTGAAAcgaaaattcatataaaaagaaataaaattggatGTTAATTACATTTCCTTGAACATTGCTAGCTTAGGATAGATAAGTAATTTTCTTGGCAATTACTAATTCTAATGACTAAGACTAAGACCTTTTTGTTTTCACTAACCAAGTTTTGATTCTAAAATTATTGAATAGTGaaataataagtaattatttaaaatacgGATCGAATTAATAGatatgatatgtatgtatgtcTATTTAAATCGTTTAGCCAAATATTGGGTGTATTTCAAAATGGATATCAACTATCAAGCAATAcatggaaaaggaaaaaaaagtaatatttattGTCCCTCAGCTATTAacgaattaaattttaattctaattctaatgaTATGTTACATCTACACTTTTGATTTCTTAGTTTATCACGTtcacaaattttcaaatttattaacCATTGTTACATATGTATTATAACTATATAAGTTAAGGCAAAATTACACTGATTTTTAAGTTTGATGATAATATGCATTTTTTTGTAACtagatcaaattaaaaaaacacattttaatttgctaaaataaatatgataaattttaatatatggtCTAAGATCagaattgataaataattaatcaaaacagATATAAGTTTTTCATGTATAAATTAATATGATAGTTGATTGACAATTTAAGAATCCgcataaataatatttgtattagttataagaaaatataagtattattttaaaaatctgGATAAATTAATCCATCCATAActaataattgaataaaatacACTACTAAAGAAAGACCAAAAAGAGACCTAAAAATGGAGACCTCAAAAATAGGTCAATAATaagagacctcgtgaggtcgttatttaaattaatatcttttaattttttttttaatgtaggagagacctcgtgaggtcaatttaatgaataatttttttttacctaacttatttaaaaattttaattttttaatctaattctcataaaattggagacctcatgaggtctctaattttttaactattcaattaaattaaattattatttttaatttaacaagtatagacctcatgaggtctatacttgttaaattaaaaataataatttaatttaattgaatagttaaaaagttagagacctcatgaggtctcttagacaaaaccaaaaacctagccaaaattaaaataactctttcttccctctcttaatttttttacacGACTGCGcgcctctctctctttctcactGACCTCGTCGACGGCGcgcctctctctttctcgtcgTCGATCGTCGACcgcctctctctttctcgtcgCCGATCGTCGACGgcctctctctttctcgtcgTCGACcgcctctctctttctctctctctgtcGACCCTCTCGCATTGCTATCTCTGTCGACCCTCACTCTCTGTCGACCTTTTCGCTCCGCCGCCAGGTCTCGCGCCACCAGCCGCCGCCAGTTGCAGCGCCTCAGCAGCAGCACAACGCCTCCATCTCCaggtaaatttatttatttttggttattgAAACTAAATGTGTAttgaaactaaataaaataacctCAATAGTTGAACCCAACTCTCTAACTTCAATCATATGTAATTTAATATTGCTACAAGATGTTGAAGGCATGAATTTCTTTGAATCATCACTTGTACCTTGTGGACTCATGTGATATGTTACAAACCATTTTCATTATTTGCTATATCGAACTTATATTTGAAAGTTTGGATGGGATGTCAAAGTACATAGCGACGAtaacaaattcatatttattgttgAGATTCTAACTTTTTATCTAATGAATAATTATCTTCTCTGGATGGTAAGGAAATATTAAATCCCATGAATTCTCttgcaatttttttctcatttaagtagATAGCATCCATTTGTGTCCAAGTTTTGGTATAGTTTGCCACAAAATGCAAATATCTTCGCATAGTACAACTACTTATGGTTTCACGTGAATTAGgactttttatttctattacaATGTATATTAATTTGAGATCGTTATAAAATCTCGTAagtttcaaattctaaatccatattttat
This DNA window, taken from Solanum lycopersicum chromosome 5, SLM_r2.1, encodes the following:
- the LOC101260139 gene encoding HMG-Y-related protein B — protein: MATQSFNQFPSYPEMIYEALDELNQEGGANKSSISKYIETKYGDLNEDLSKMLPLHLDNMKQNGDLIFLKNNYIKPGPDVPAKRGRGRPPKPKAPLPPGAVESVEPASPRPRGRPRKDPNAPPSSKKPKPESVAGGPNSTNLGSTTGRPRGRPRKVRPQPAHDDDDDDIEEC